CAATGACGAAAGCAAGAGGAAATATCAACTCATTGGCATCCATCCCTACTGCAATCAGTAGCTTGATATCGTATACCCCGTACACATGTGTGccatctatggatatgactgGCCGGtaatgagcaaaaccatcaatgcatgatTTGAATCTCCAAAACACAAGATTGAAAATATTACTGGCAACGAGCTTCCACTCTACAACAGTGCCAGGATTGAATTTCTGTAGAGCTTCCATATAGCTCAGCAACTGCTGGAAGGAGCCGTCCCATGTACcataaatcatctcaaaagcCCGCCTGCGTCCGAGATAGCCCTTTGTCTTGCTTATCATTTTACGATATGTTTCCTTAACGTTTCTAAAGCAATCTTTGATGGAATACCTGGACAAgcttaaacaaacaacatttagcaaTGATATGATAATTGAATTGATGCCAAAATTATAATGAATTTGGTCGAATAGCTTACCTTGGGGTTTCGGCAACGTGAACAAGTAGCACTTGAGCAATCATATTTGTATCTAAATTAAAATGGTTTGCTTGATTCtctcccatatcacaagtgtgacGTGGGTAGAATTTTGTGATAATCCACATACTATCATGCTTAACAATACCATGAAGCATCCATTGACAACCTTGATACTGTCATCTGCAAACCAGTCTCAAGATCTTTCGGGTTGAAtcatcaaccttaaactccctcatTCCCTGGTAGCTATAAATTTTGACCGCCCTTTGCAATGCCTTTTTGGATTCGAACATCATGCATTTTGCAAGGTGAACTTGATCCCTTACAAGATCGACCGGTTCTTTCCACAATTTATGGCGAATTGGATCATCTTCTCTGGTGTAAACGAAGGCATCAGGACGACCTTGAAGATTTTCAAGATATGGAATCACGTCAGAATTCCACTGCATTAGGCTTTCGGCTATCGGTTCGTTGGTGAATTAGGCTTTCGGCCATCGGTTCTTGCTGGTTTGGCCGACTTTGCATCATTTCTACTAATTGTAGTTCCTGCATACGAGGATTAACATcaacctcatcatcatcatcatcatcatcgtcggACTCCTCTGCATTCGGTATTTCATCGCTATCACTTGATGctgtttttatataattaggATAATCATCACCATCTAGTAAAGAGCTCTTCTACACGAAAAATAGGTAGCATATTTTAAACACCaacatcaaaatatatatatggattgttTAATATCAATGTGATGAACCTACCGATAGTGTTCAATATTGTCAGGATTTGAAGAAGGAACAACTGCACCGAAATCAACATTAGGTGCCACTTGCGAATTTTGTGTGTAATTTTCACTACAGATACAATTCAAGTAGTGTTAATACTAAACATCAAAAcacttatattatttaattaataaaaaatatacctACCGATAATGATTAGCTGCACCGAACTGAGGGAATTGCCCAATATTACTcatatcaggtgtataacccctaaaaagagacaaaaaaaaacattactATTACCATATGTATAACAAAATAAACATGTGctactacacaaaattataatttaaaatggaTAATTACCAATTTTCACCGTAATTTTGATTAAATTGCTGGCTTAGAGTTTCCAGCGGCACCTGACTACTCAAAATGTCTCTATAAGAACTCAAGTCAGTATAAGTGTTACCATGAGTAGGCTGGACTTGAGAGACTTCCTGACGACTGTGAGGTATCCTTTCAACATACATTTTAAGAACATTGATGTTGACTAACCCCTATATTATTTTGGGGCCATCAAATAGTTCCTCAAAGAGTCATCATAATCGATAGTCCACTCACCATAAAGCACTAAACCTTGTGCTGCAATGGTTGTTGGATATCTGCCTACTACAAATAATTCACATTCACGATTAGTTTTCATTCTTCTGTGTAAGGCATTGAGTAATGTTTGGTAATCCAATGTAGGTGGAAACTTAGCATGGGCTTTTGATTTATTACTATAACGAACAGCATTATTATCATAAAGAAtctctccatcccaaaataaagAAACCTTAACAGTTGAAGAGAGAGAAGGCATTTTTTTAAGAACtttggagtttgattttttttcaagaatgtgaaaaaagatgacttaaacttatgaaatggatgagtGTTTACTTCATCTAAAattcatattaaatagaaaaaacTTGAGCGATTGAAAGCGTCTGAAATTGAGCATGGTGTACTCATGTTTTGTGCAtataaatgttgcgcaatataagtgtgtcatataaagcgTTTGAAATTGAGCATGGTGTTGTCACATCAAGTATGTGAAAACTCATGTTTTGCGCATATAAATGTTGCGTAATACAAGTGTGTCATCTAAACCGTCTGAAATTGAGCATGGTATTGTCACATCAAGAATGTGAAAACTCATGTTTTGCGCAtataaatgttgcgcaatataagtgTGTCATATGAAGTGTTTGAAATTGAGCATGGTCTTGTCACATCAAGTATGTGAAAACTCATTGCGCAATGTAAATGTGTCATGTAAAGCGTCTGAAATTGAGCATGGTGTTGTCACATCAAGGAGTAGTATATAACATGAACAACGAACAACTAGTATTCATAGTAAAACAAGTTATTATGGCATTTTAGAACCAATTTTCGGATATTggttctattacatgttttaccccaGCAAACATATTCAAAGCAATGGATAGGACATGGGAACTAGATGAGGATGATTTTAAATACTCAAATAATCCGAACCACAGATacaatcaagaatacaataatacaGTGAGAGCTGAGTGGAATTAGCATGTTAGAGAGGTTGAAATGCTAGAACAAAACTTGAGGGCACTCGGACTCAAATGTCCAAAAAGTCGTGCTACGTCAATGCCTCGTAGTACACCACAAGAATtcaattttgctcttaatcaTTTTctcgaagagaacaatcggatgaaaATACATTGCCTcagggtagaatatggtcaaCGAGGTTATGTCAGAttcagatccaagtgggattcgaactgtgagatgtccgatgaagatgaATCCCCGTGAtcctattaatattttttataataaagtaagtaggtagggtcataaggAGGACCCCAAGGGTACTTGGGgttttgcaactatataagtagcctttCATTTGTTATTAAACTACAACATATTCAATATCGAGTGGTAGAAATGTAGATTGGTCTGTATTCTTTCCAAATGATTGGAATAACAGTGGTGATGATAGCTCAAATCATAACAGTTATTCCAGTGAACCGAGTTTTCTTGATAACAATGAATTCGTGCGAGACGATTTGAAGCCCCACCTTTTAATAGAGCGTAATGACAATTTTCGCGAgctgaaatattcagatccatGATAATATTATTGCGGGTTACGCCAAGAATGGGCATATCGGCatgccgaatcagaacgtcttatccgtgacttggaaaatctcaatgctcaaatcccaacaaggtactcaatgaccatgcctcgagtaggtccaCATTCTTGCAACCTtgccgtacaaaggattaggaaagaaaacaacaaaatgCTAGCtagacgttgtagattttatatggtaaagttggccgaagaacaagcatcatcaacaggtagagaactaacatctacAGAAAGAAGATATGtcttaagaaatccaaaatattgttctgaggacgatattgaggacttctattctgatgatgattagCGGTTATTTTGATTTACTATCTTAGTTtgtgggtcatttaagttttgGACTCATGcggttaatttgtatttttaatatattatgaagtcatcaatttgaaaaaaattagtatgtttttaatttgctttgattgttatagtctattattaatttatataagcTTCTTGgagttaataatacataaaaagttcaacaattcacaattttaaagaaaatggaaataaattagtacataaaatGTGCCGATTAGATAATACGTGAAATCGTTCAACTagtaaaaacaaaatacataaaaataatcaaaaaataCATTGAAGTAATAAACTTAAAAAActaaatacatagaaataataaacaacagCAAGATAGCACAAAcaatcttccaaaatttcagtttttctttcaaagcattTTTCTCGTGTTGAGTGTCTCTAAAGTTAGCCttgaaaaactttttttttttttttttttggattttttaagCAAGACCTCCAAAAGGCCAATTTTTTCTTGAGCTTCCATAAGCTTAAACTGAAAGTCAAACTTCACGGTATCTCTAGTAATACGTGAGGTCGCGGTATCCATATCAACAGGAGGCTTTTTAAACTTCGGCGCCACCATTTTATTCACGGGAATGCTATCTTCCGATTgaaaatgtttgcaaccattcaTATCCTgtaaacattacaagaaaatcagtttttgaaagtaaaatatgtagataatgtgaaaataaaattaaaccctaaaaacttgtaaaaatacttacttcgggcactttacaaTGCCAAAAACGACGACCCGGATTATCTTGGGTCTTTGATGTTTTTAGCTTACAATAATAACCGCATTCACAAACATCGGGTTCTATAGCAAAGTTTGACGTTTCGGAgctttgagacatgattttttAGTGGGGGGTGGGGTGAAGTGTTGAAAGAGTGAAAATGGAGCAGGTGAAAAGTGACTTGAAAATGGCCAGCTAGGGGTTTATATAAGTACCTTTTgtgcactaaattagtgcgcgaTAGGACTTAATTGTAACATTACAGTttagtcctattgcgcactaatttagtgtgCGAAAGATACTTAGATCCCTTTTTTTATGGTTTATTCTGGTCCCTTAAACCCacttttttttgggtcatttaagttgcggactcctaTTATTTAgccaaaatgaaaaagtaaatagaaaaaattatttaaaacaaaaaagatttgCTTTGTTATTTATTTATCGTATTTGTACAAAGGAAAGAGAAGGGATAATGTTTAAATGTCCATCCTTTCACGTCTTTCCCCTAAattccatttacattacaaaaaattaaagtcaaccaCAGATGAGAGGACAAAGTAGAGTTAAGAAGGGTCTGAAGCAGTTCAAGCGGTCTAAAGCCGCTACCTTGACAGCGAGATGCTTGAGAATTGTTTTGGTAATGAGTTAACAATTCTGCAGAATCCAATTGATTCGGGATTGAATTTCTATATGCATGTGTctaaaaaataaagggaaaaggttcaaatattGCACTTCGGAATATAATTAAGATATGTCATCCGTTAATAATTTGGTAAAATATACCTCTATCATTACAAAATCAATCCAAATTTGGCCTTATTCACTAATGACGGCAATTCACAACACATGACCTTTTTTTATAAGATAAATGCTCAAATTTTTCCTTGAACTTTGCAAATGGTTTATATTTGTCCCAAAGGACCCATTTGGacatgagaattattcattttttttctgaatattttttcactttatggtgtttggccataaaaattccaacttgaaattgtatttggaatttgaaaaataaccaaaaccttgttttttacttttttcattttctgttttggaccttttacttttatttttttgttttcaatttttaccCCAAAAGTTTGTATGTTGCTCAATTTTTAGCCTAAAGGTTCATACAACTTTTTTCACTAGTCAGAGGCAACATATGTTGCTCAGTTGAACATAATGATATCATGTGCTTAAAAGCctctaaaagaaaagaattttgcAATAAAACTATATTTAGAGATGTTATATTTTTTGTGCACACCAGTAAGCCTCTCAGTTGCAACCTTTTGATGGAAAGAAACCATCAGTTTTGAGCACTCTATAAGTTGATTTCAAGTATAATTGATATATTTCTCGCACTAGTTATGTTTATTAATTTCTTCGAGTGGTTTTGCTAGTTTTTAGAAATTGGGGGGTATaaatcatatttatttattttaggaaaagtacatttcaacgatcaaatattatttgcaaaaaactggccaaacacaattccaactccaatttcaaaaattccaaaaaaagcaattttttttttgtttctatggccaaacgcctacttaataaAGGGCTTATTATTCATGTGGcaacaacatcatcttcatcctcTTCAACACTCAAAACCTCCAACTGCAATGTCTTTATCCCCTAAGCTCAAATTAATCACCCTCAAGCttcaaaaataaaacttaaacgATAAGCAATAGCACCACCAAATTAAATCTCCACCTTGGCTGAAAACTCAATCAACACAACTCCATCGCCATTCTTTCTTAGACACCTATAACGATGTCAAAGCTCCACATCAAAATGCTAATGCTAAAACAAATTTGGATATACAGTATTTAACCTCTAAATTATTTTCAGCAATATTGTGGCAGTTAAGGGTGGGTTATAGTAGTGGTTGAGGATCATTGGTCTTACAATAAAGGTAAAATGgtgacataaaaaaaatattccatCCGTCCCGATTTATGTAGCACTATTTGACtaggcacaaaatttaagaaagaaaggaagacttttgaaatttctgattcaaaataagtcttaaatATTTATGCGGccgtaaatcatctcataaggTTGagttgtttctaaatatagaatgGTGACATTCCTTtttagacagactaaaaagaaaagtgtgtcatataaattgggacagagggagctgttgacacctaatttttgatctctcgtaatttattttaattactcggAATCCTTggataacaaataaaataagttgTGCCTCTAAGAGGatctaaattatttttttataaaattattcagGACAATATTTTACCTCTTTAAATTGAGAAAGAGACTTTAGGACAGTATAAATTATGTGAAAATTAATTGATGTTTTATGACATTTAGGGAATATTTTATTGgaattaatcaaaagcaaaacaattttggaatatttatttacttaattgttgAAAATTGTTGAATTAAGGAAAAGTCAGATTAATAAAtgatttattctatttattatccaaggtaATTCGAGTAATTAAAGGAATTGACCATTTTAGCCCTCAACATCGATTCTGTGTGTTTGCATAGtttgtttaattaataaattgcTTTGGtagttaatttgattaattagaggggtcattttgcaaattggttttgattatttaattattctgcATAAAACGACCACATTTGAATTAATCAATTCATGGTTTAAAGTgattggggtcatttttgcaaatttagcCTCCTAGTGGTTTTAATTGAGATGACCAAGTCCATGGGCAAATCAATTGAGGTCATTAGCGCAAATTAGCTTTAATTGGTTAATCAGTACCAAAATAAGGctatatttgaaataattaatcAGTTTAAGTTTGGTCAAGGGCATTTTTGCAACTAACCAGAAAAATCACTTAAAGCCAATTGAGGCCATATATGCAAAAATGGTTTCAACAGTCGTGTTTTAAAATAATTGCGTCCTAATTTgatcatgcataaaataattGGTCAATAATTGGTATTTTTAGTTTGGACCATTTATTGGAACTACATCTTTGGcccttcatacatatatatacactatgtaTATGTGAATATacattgtgtgtatatatatgtcaaaaaaGAGGCCcctttagttttaaaaaaaaataggatcgAGCCCAGTCCATGATGGACCAGACCGGGCCCATGGGCTTTTAAAGGGGAATGCGTATAACATCCCCCTCATTTTTATTCCACAGACCCTAGGGGTCTCTttgcaaagaaagaaaagggaggcGGCTAGGGCAAAACCCTAGCGCCACCTCCACCATTACACCCACCCCCGCTTTTCTCGTTGCGTCCCATCGTGGTTGGAGTGTGGAACATGGGAAATCAGAGGGGAGGACGAAGCATTAATGGCTTCGTTCTTTTCCCTACATTTTCTCCATGAAATCTGGCCAAACACCCCCTTAAGGTACAAACTTTgccatttcttttatttttcgtCGATTTACAGTAGTGTAGAGTGAAAATGGACcattgatttttgttttctttcaatcTGGACCGTGTATGTTTGAATTCAAGTGAAGACTTGTGGAAAACCCACAAGTCCCACATCGTTTTGTAAGATTTGAGACAAGCTttgggggttctataaatagaaccccatctCTCACTGAAAAAACAAGTTTGACACCCTTTAAGAAGCTTGAACTTTGAGTTTTGCTCAAGATTTAAGTTTCATTAGTGTTATTAGGCTTTAACTGAAAAAGTTCGAGTCTTTCCTAGTTctaaaaattttatttctttttctgtgCCTGGTATTTGGTGGCTGAGCTTGATTTTGGAAGCACAAAGTAGGCTCCAAGTCCATTCTTGCTCCGGTTGCACTCAAAAAAGGTaacaatttattattttattgctTTGTTTAGGTTTCTATCTATATTAATGACAGCTTGTTGTGGTTAAGTGTTATATGTGTAGTGAAATGTAGTTTATTACTAGTGATATGATTATTTTGATGTTTGAGCAATGATTTTTGGGCTTGAATTATGAGTAAAGGTTTATTAAGTAAGATGCTTGGTTTGATTCTCTTTATTCTATTTGGTAATATGCttggtttaaaggtttaaaGGGTTGATACTTTATTCTTGTAATATTtcgtaaatccgagttaggtgtgaatgtatgaaaaccagtattaagttaatattttagctatatgaatcccttcgggatgaattcgggtgataaaccGTCGTTTTGGAGCcaaaccaaatagtgaagttcgtaagagttctcaaactcgtctaaatttcggtaggtctgacttctaggatagtttagtcaaaatcCCTTTAGAGTTTGGGAAAGCAttcttaatgaaagttgtagatctttgaaatacctttccaatgatATATGGTGAAGCTCAAACAAAGCTCTGTGCTagaagttatgaccattttactgagCGATGTCGAAGCagtcaaaaatcgtaaaattttggctaagtgtgaaaTGGATAGGGGAGCTCGCTGAGCTCTCCCCAAAGTGAGGTAGGGGCTTGCCATAGCCCTCGTTCAACGAGGTAGGGGGGTCCAAAAGTTAAAACCTAAGAAAAATTGACTAAGTCCTTTTTAGAGGGCGATCTCGTTGAGCGCGGCTCAAAGCGAGG
The nucleotide sequence above comes from Lycium ferocissimum isolate CSIRO_LF1 unplaced genomic scaffold, AGI_CSIRO_Lferr_CH_V1 ctg6594, whole genome shotgun sequence. Encoded proteins:
- the LOC132045411 gene encoding uncharacterized protein LOC132045411 — encoded protein: MPSLSSTVKVSLFWDGEILYDNNAVRYSNKSKAHAKFPPTLDYQTLLNALHRRMKTNRECELFVVGRYPTTIAAQGLVLYASSDSDEIPNAEESDDDDDDDDEVDVNPRRPDAFVYTREDDPIRHKLWKEPVDLVRDQVHLAKCMMFESKKALQRAVKIYSYQGMREFKVDDSTRKILRLHDSMWIITKFYPRHTCDMGENQANHFNLDTNMIAQVLLVHVAETPRYSIKDCFRNVKETYRKMISKTKGYLGRRRAFEMIYGTWDGSFQQLLSYMEALQKFNPGTVVEWKLVASNIFNLVFWRFKSCIDGFAHYRPVISIDGTHVYGVYDIKLLIAVGMDANELIFPLAFVIAANESNDTWRMLLTHLRRYVVKDRMGICVLSN